One stretch of Chryseobacterium indologenes DNA includes these proteins:
- the rplF gene encoding 50S ribosomal protein L6, producing MSRIGKAIITIPAGVTVTENNGVVTVKGAKGELSQELTAGITLEQKDGELNVNRPSDSKQHKALHGLYRALIANMIVGVSEGFEKKLELVGVGYRASHSGQKLELALGFSHGIVLELPNEVKVDTLTEKGKNPIITLTSHDKQLLGMVTAKIRSFRKPEPYKGKGVKFVGEIVRRKAGKSA from the coding sequence ATGTCAAGAATTGGTAAAGCAATTATAACAATTCCAGCTGGAGTTACTGTCACTGAAAATAACGGTGTTGTAACTGTAAAAGGAGCAAAAGGAGAACTTTCTCAAGAGCTTACAGCAGGAATTACTTTAGAACAAAAAGATGGTGAGCTTAATGTAAACAGACCATCTGATTCTAAACAACACAAAGCGCTTCACGGTTTATACAGAGCGTTGATCGCTAACATGATCGTTGGTGTATCAGAAGGTTTCGAAAAGAAACTAGAACTAGTAGGGGTAGGATACAGAGCTTCTCACTCAGGTCAAAAACTTGAGTTAGCTTTAGGATTCTCTCACGGTATCGTATTAGAACTTCCAAATGAAGTAAAAGTTGATACATTGACTGAAAAAGGTAAAAACCCAATTATTACTTTAACGTCTCACGACAAGCAACTTCTAGGAATGGTTACTGCAAAGATCCGTTCTTTCAGAAAGCCTGAGCCATACAAAGGAAAAGGTGTGAAATTCGTAGGAGAAATTGTTAGACGTAAAGCTGGTAAATCTGCTTAA
- the rplR gene encoding 50S ribosomal protein L18, producing MALSKLEKRIRIKRRVRGKISGSSELPRLSVYKSNKEIYAQLIDDKNGKTLASASSREKGVDAKGTKTEVSVAVGKAIAAKAIAAGIESIVFDRNGFVYHGRVKALADGAREGGLKF from the coding sequence ATGGCATTAAGTAAATTAGAAAAAAGAATAAGAATCAAAAGAAGAGTAAGAGGGAAAATCTCTGGATCTTCTGAATTGCCAAGATTATCTGTATACAAAAGTAATAAGGAAATTTACGCTCAGTTAATCGACGATAAAAATGGTAAAACTTTAGCTTCAGCTTCTTCTAGAGAGAAAGGTGTAGACGCTAAAGGTACTAAGACTGAAGTTTCTGTTGCTGTTGGTAAAGCTATTGCTGCTAAAGCGATCGCTGCAGGAATCGAAAGTATTGTATTTGACAGAAACGGTTTCGTATATCACGGTAGAGTAAAAGCTTTAGCTGATGGTGCGAGAGAAGGTGGACTTAAATTCTAA
- the rpsE gene encoding 30S ribosomal protein S5 produces MLGLDNIERVKPGGLELKDRLVAVNRVTKVTKGGRAFGFSAIVVVGNEEGVIGFGLGKSKEVASAIAKAVEDAKKNLVKVPVMNHTIPHQTTARYGGADIFLRPASHGTGLIAGGAVRAVLESAGIHDILSKSKGSSNPHNVVKATFKALLDIRRPEEIARMRGVSLSKVFNG; encoded by the coding sequence ATGTTAGGACTAGATAATATAGAAAGAGTAAAACCGGGAGGATTAGAATTAAAAGATCGTCTCGTAGCTGTTAACAGAGTAACAAAAGTAACTAAAGGAGGTAGAGCTTTCGGATTTTCTGCTATTGTTGTAGTAGGAAACGAAGAAGGAGTTATCGGTTTTGGTTTAGGAAAATCTAAAGAGGTTGCTTCTGCAATTGCTAAAGCAGTTGAAGACGCTAAGAAAAACCTTGTTAAAGTTCCAGTAATGAACCACACTATTCCTCACCAAACTACTGCTAGATACGGTGGTGCAGATATCTTCTTAAGACCTGCTTCTCACGGTACAGGACTTATTGCAGGTGGTGCGGTAAGAGCGGTATTGGAATCAGCTGGTATTCACGATATCCTTTCAAAATCTAAAGGATCTTCTAACCCTCACAACGTGGTGAAAGCTACTTTCAAAGCGTTATTGGATATCAGAAGACCTGAAGAAATCGCTAGAATGAGAGGAGTTTCTCTAAGTAAAGTGTTTAACGGTTAA
- the rpmD gene encoding 50S ribosomal protein L30, which produces MATIKVKQVRSAIGRTKTQKRTLEALGLKKLHQVVEHEATPSILGMIAAVGHLLEVQK; this is translated from the coding sequence ATGGCAACAATTAAAGTAAAGCAAGTAAGAAGCGCTATTGGTAGAACAAAAACCCAAAAGAGAACGCTTGAAGCATTAGGATTAAAAAAACTTCACCAAGTTGTAGAGCACGAAGCTACTCCTTCTATCTTAGGAATGATCGCTGCTGTAGGTCACTTACTAGAAGTTCAAAAATAA
- the rplO gene encoding 50S ribosomal protein L15: protein MNLNNIQPAAGSTFNSKRIGRGQGSGKGGTSTKGHKGQKARAGYSQKIGFEGGQMPLQRRLPKFGFKNVNRKEFRGVNLDTIQTLIENKSITGDITKEVLVANGIVSKNELVKIMGRGELKSAVSISADKFTKSAEELIAKAGGKAITL from the coding sequence ATGAATTTAAATAACATACAACCTGCTGCAGGATCTACTTTCAACTCAAAGAGAATTGGTAGAGGTCAAGGTAGTGGAAAAGGAGGTACTTCAACAAAAGGACACAAAGGTCAGAAAGCTAGAGCTGGTTATTCTCAGAAAATCGGTTTCGAAGGAGGACAGATGCCTTTACAAAGAAGATTACCTAAATTCGGATTCAAAAACGTAAACAGAAAAGAGTTTAGAGGAGTTAACCTTGATACTATTCAAACTTTAATCGAGAACAAATCCATCACTGGAGATATTACGAAAGAAGTTTTAGTAGCAAACGGGATAGTTTCTAAAAACGAATTAGTGAAAATTATGGGTAGAGGAGAATTGAAATCTGCGGTTTCAATCTCTGCTGACAAATTCACTAAATCTGCTGAAGAGCTTATTGCTAAAGCAGGTGGAAAAGCAATTACCTTATAA